One region of Halomonas huangheensis genomic DNA includes:
- a CDS encoding CDP-alcohol phosphatidyltransferase family protein yields the protein MPSIYQLKPAFQARLRPLVKRIADAGISANQITLAAMLLSLVAGLLLVIWPNDQWPLWLVPVVLFVRMALNAIDGMLAREHDMQSRLGAILNELGDVFSDAALYLPFALLAPLSPMAVVLVVLLATISEMTGVLSQALGGTRRYDGPMGKSDRAVLFGALALWVALGGQPTWLMNAALAVACVLLAWTIINRAIGALREEAE from the coding sequence ATGCCTTCAATCTACCAACTCAAGCCCGCCTTCCAGGCTCGACTTCGCCCCCTCGTCAAGCGCATCGCCGACGCTGGAATCAGCGCCAACCAGATAACGCTGGCGGCCATGTTGTTGTCACTGGTAGCGGGACTGCTGCTGGTGATCTGGCCGAACGACCAGTGGCCGTTGTGGCTGGTGCCGGTGGTGCTGTTTGTGCGCATGGCGCTGAATGCCATCGACGGCATGCTGGCTCGCGAACATGATATGCAGAGCCGACTGGGCGCGATCCTCAATGAACTCGGCGATGTGTTCTCCGACGCGGCACTCTACCTACCCTTCGCACTGCTGGCTCCGCTGTCTCCCATGGCGGTAGTGCTGGTGGTACTGCTCGCCACCATCAGCGAGATGACCGGCGTGCTCAGTCAGGCGCTGGGTGGCACGCGCCGCTACGATGGCCCGATGGGCAAGAGCGATCGCGCGGTGCTGTTCGGCGCGCTGGCGTTGTGGGTAGCGCTGGGAGGGCAGCCAACCTGGTTGATGAATGCTGCACTGGCCGTTGCCTGCGTGCTGCTGGCATGGACGATCATCAACCGCGCCATAGGCGCGCTCAGGGAGGAAGCCGAATGA
- a CDS encoding bifunctional alpha/beta hydrolase/class I SAM-dependent methyltransferase — protein sequence MRPQQQQHFTTFDGVELFYRYWPAVTETPRGAVVMFHRGHEHSERMAHLVDELELTDFAFFAWDARGHGNSPGERGYSPGLDASVRDVDDFIRHIQTIHGIAVTDIAVLAQSVGAVLVSTWLHDYAPTIRCQVLASPAFKVKLYVPFAIPGLKLLQRLRGHFYVNSYVKAKLLTHDPERVASFDNDPLVSRAISVKILIQLFEAGKRVVTDAGAITTPTQLLISGSDWVVHHPPQHRFYENLSSPIKERHVLDGFFHDTLGERDRAQATSRIRDFIERCFAVPQQSPSLLNADQVGYTRAEVDRLETPLPALSLRRAWWSLTRAGLRLGGRLSEGVRLGHQTGFDSGTTLDYVYRNQPQGRGAIGRWVDRGYLESIGWQGIRQRKKHIEELLNQAMTRLNEQHVPIHLVDIAAGHGRYVIDALQAAEPRPQSALLRDYDVENVTAGQAMIQAAGLDDIARFEQGDAFDRDSLSSITPAPSLAIVSGLYELFTDNACVRRSLAGLGDAVEPGGYLVYTGQPWHPQLEFIARALTSHRGGQAWVMRRRSQAELDQLVAEAGFEKIEQRIDEWGIFTVSLARKVGH from the coding sequence ATGAGGCCGCAGCAACAGCAACACTTCACTACCTTTGATGGCGTCGAGCTGTTCTACCGTTACTGGCCAGCGGTAACGGAAACTCCACGCGGTGCCGTGGTAATGTTCCATCGCGGCCATGAGCACTCGGAGCGAATGGCGCATCTGGTCGATGAGCTGGAGCTGACAGATTTCGCCTTCTTCGCCTGGGATGCGCGCGGACACGGCAACTCACCCGGTGAGCGAGGCTACAGCCCGGGGCTGGATGCCTCGGTACGCGATGTCGATGATTTCATCCGCCATATCCAGACCATCCACGGTATTGCCGTCACCGATATCGCCGTGCTCGCACAGAGTGTCGGTGCGGTATTGGTCAGCACCTGGCTGCATGACTACGCTCCTACCATTCGTTGTCAGGTGCTCGCCTCGCCCGCCTTCAAGGTCAAGCTGTATGTGCCCTTCGCCATTCCCGGCCTGAAGCTGCTGCAACGATTGCGTGGCCACTTCTACGTCAACAGCTACGTCAAGGCGAAGCTGCTGACCCACGACCCAGAGCGTGTCGCTTCCTTCGATAACGATCCGCTGGTCTCGCGCGCCATCTCGGTCAAGATCCTCATTCAGCTGTTCGAGGCAGGCAAGCGCGTGGTCACCGATGCCGGGGCGATCACCACACCGACTCAGCTGCTGATCTCCGGCAGTGACTGGGTAGTCCATCACCCACCCCAGCACCGCTTCTACGAGAATCTGTCCAGCCCAATCAAGGAGCGCCACGTACTGGATGGTTTCTTTCACGACACCTTGGGTGAACGGGACCGCGCTCAGGCAACCAGCAGAATCCGTGACTTCATCGAGCGCTGTTTCGCCGTTCCTCAGCAATCACCCAGCCTGCTGAATGCCGATCAGGTCGGATATACCCGTGCCGAAGTCGACCGCCTTGAAACACCTCTACCTGCGCTATCCCTGCGCCGCGCCTGGTGGTCCCTGACCCGTGCAGGTCTGCGTCTGGGTGGCAGGCTATCCGAAGGCGTTCGCCTCGGACACCAGACCGGCTTCGATTCCGGCACCACTCTCGATTACGTGTATCGCAACCAACCACAGGGCCGCGGTGCCATCGGCCGCTGGGTCGACCGCGGCTACCTCGAGTCGATCGGTTGGCAAGGCATCCGTCAGCGCAAGAAGCACATCGAAGAGCTGCTCAACCAGGCGATGACGCGACTCAATGAACAGCATGTGCCGATCCACCTGGTCGATATTGCTGCTGGTCATGGGCGGTATGTCATTGATGCGCTGCAAGCCGCCGAACCGCGACCTCAGTCGGCGCTACTGCGTGATTATGATGTCGAGAACGTCACCGCAGGTCAGGCCATGATTCAGGCCGCGGGACTCGACGATATCGCCCGCTTCGAACAGGGGGATGCCTTCGACCGCGATTCGCTGTCCAGCATCACTCCCGCGCCCAGCCTTGCCATCGTCTCGGGACTCTATGAGCTGTTCACCGACAATGCCTGCGTACGGCGATCTCTGGCGGGGCTTGGCGATGCCGTCGAACCCGGTGGCTATCTGGTCTACACCGGCCAACCCTGGCATCCGCAACTCGAATTCATTGCTCGGGCCCTGACCAGCCATCGCGGTGGCCAGGCATGGGTCATGCGACGCCGCAGCCAGGCGGAACTGGATCAACTGGTGGCTGAGGCCGGGTTCGAAAAGATCGAGCAACGTATCGATGAGTGGGGCATCTTCACGGTCAGCCTGGCACGCAAGGTAGGCCACTGA
- a CDS encoding dual specificity protein phosphatase family protein, whose amino-acid sequence MTATHLRHEPRPWRRATAWLVGLGIFFYASYGLANWLATQRADVPSIVFGWEQHIPFIAWTILPYWSVNLFYCASLFVCATRHELAVHARRLLTAQLIAVSFFIVMPLAFSFGQPQASGLPGVLFDALRSFDRPYNQAPSLHIALLVILWALYSEHLGGIWRWLLHGWFVLVGLSVLTTWQHHFFDIPTGALLGLLCLWLWPMEGVAPLSSLRMTNDRRRLTLCAYYAIGALLLVVVAGIGGGTWLWLLYPACSLGLVAANYLVIGAVGFQKYPHGYMSVAARLLLLPYLVGAWINSRLWTRGQPDASEIVDGVWLGRFPTSASLNGRFTRVIDVTAELPAPETTVRWFCQPMLDLVDAPPADVAAAAAQLDVDSREGPVLVACALGYSRSAGVIALWLLRSGRATDIDEAIAMIATKRPGIRLHERHRRLIAAAMHEGCTEVA is encoded by the coding sequence ATGACCGCTACACATCTCCGGCATGAGCCTCGTCCCTGGCGACGCGCGACGGCATGGCTGGTGGGGTTGGGCATCTTCTTCTATGCCTCCTACGGACTCGCCAACTGGCTGGCGACGCAACGCGCCGATGTGCCGAGTATCGTGTTCGGCTGGGAGCAGCATATTCCCTTTATCGCCTGGACGATTCTGCCCTACTGGTCAGTCAACCTGTTCTACTGCGCTTCACTGTTTGTCTGTGCAACACGCCATGAATTGGCTGTCCACGCCAGACGGTTGCTGACCGCTCAACTGATCGCAGTAAGCTTCTTTATCGTCATGCCGCTGGCATTCAGCTTTGGCCAGCCGCAAGCCTCCGGTTTACCGGGTGTGCTGTTCGATGCCTTGCGCAGCTTTGATCGTCCCTACAACCAGGCCCCATCACTGCATATCGCCTTGCTGGTGATTCTCTGGGCACTCTACAGTGAACACCTTGGCGGTATATGGCGCTGGCTTCTGCATGGCTGGTTTGTATTGGTCGGTCTCTCGGTGCTCACCACCTGGCAACACCATTTCTTCGATATCCCCACCGGCGCCCTACTCGGCCTGCTGTGTTTATGGCTGTGGCCCATGGAAGGCGTTGCTCCGCTCAGCTCATTGCGTATGACCAATGATCGTCGCCGGCTGACGCTATGCGCCTACTACGCGATCGGCGCACTGTTGCTGGTCGTCGTTGCCGGTATTGGCGGCGGAACCTGGCTATGGTTGCTGTATCCGGCATGTTCTCTGGGACTCGTTGCTGCCAACTACCTGGTAATTGGCGCCGTCGGCTTCCAGAAGTACCCTCACGGATATATGTCGGTGGCTGCCAGACTACTACTGTTGCCATACCTGGTGGGTGCCTGGATCAATTCGCGCCTGTGGACGCGCGGTCAGCCCGATGCCAGTGAGATCGTCGATGGCGTGTGGCTGGGACGTTTTCCGACGTCTGCCAGCCTCAACGGCCGCTTCACCCGAGTGATTGATGTGACCGCCGAGCTCCCTGCTCCCGAAACGACAGTCCGCTGGTTCTGCCAACCCATGCTGGACCTGGTCGATGCACCACCAGCGGATGTTGCCGCCGCCGCGGCACAGCTTGATGTGGATAGTCGAGAGGGCCCTGTGCTGGTGGCCTGCGCTCTGGGTTACTCGCGCAGCGCGGGGGTTATTGCGTTGTGGTTATTGCGCTCAGGACGGGCCACTGATATTGACGAAGCGATTGCCATGATCGCAACAAAGCGCCCAGGCATTCGTCTTCACGAACGTCATCGGCGACTCATCGCAGCCGCCATGCACGAAGGTTGCACGGAGGTCGCATGA
- a CDS encoding YbjQ family protein produces the protein MSAPLILTTSSHLEGYRVVEHIDIVSAECVFGMNILKDMFAGIRDIFGGRNKSSQNALRDARVSCLEELRREAGEMGANAVIAVDMDYSEISGGGKSMLFLVATGTAVRVEKV, from the coding sequence ATGTCCGCACCACTTATTCTCACCACCTCGTCGCACCTTGAAGGCTATCGCGTTGTCGAGCACATCGATATTGTCTCGGCGGAGTGCGTATTCGGTATGAACATTCTCAAGGACATGTTTGCCGGGATTCGCGACATCTTCGGTGGCCGTAACAAGTCATCGCAGAATGCGCTGCGCGATGCGCGGGTTTCCTGTCTTGAAGAACTTCGCCGTGAGGCGGGCGAGATGGGGGCCAATGCTGTGATTGCTGTGGATATGGATTACAGCGAAATCTCCGGTGGCGGCAAGTCGATGCTGTTTCTGGTCGCGACCGGTACCGCGGTAAGAGTCGAGAAGGTGTAA
- a CDS encoding saccharopine dehydrogenase family protein → MSKVIIIGAGGVGAVVAHKCAQLESVFTDILLASRTESKCKAIAAQLPRPVRTAQVDADNVAELTALLEAERPELVINVALPYQDLSIMDACLAAGVNYLDTANYEPLDTAKFEYKWQWAYQDRFKEAGLTALLGSGFDPGATNMFTAYLAKHYFDEIDELDIIDVNGGDHGYPFATNFNPEINIREVTAECRHWEGGEFVTTPPMSMMARFECPENVGSYNIYRMYHEELESLSTHFPSLKRAQFWMSFGDSYLKHLEVLGNVGMTGIEPVEYNGQQIVPIQFLAKLLPDPSTLGPRTKGKTCIGSLVRGKKDGKEKLMYLYNICDHEACYAEVQSQAISYTTGVPAMIGAKMILEGHWKRPGVWNMEQCDPDPFMADMNEYGLPWKAVELDPSFRLDVQKGQDL, encoded by the coding sequence ATGTCGAAAGTGATCATCATTGGTGCCGGCGGTGTCGGCGCGGTCGTAGCTCACAAGTGCGCACAACTGGAGTCGGTGTTTACCGATATTCTGCTGGCCAGCCGCACCGAGTCCAAATGCAAGGCCATCGCTGCCCAGCTGCCGCGGCCTGTTCGCACCGCCCAGGTAGATGCGGACAATGTCGCCGAATTGACCGCGCTGCTGGAGGCTGAACGCCCCGAGCTGGTGATCAACGTTGCCCTGCCGTACCAGGATCTGAGCATCATGGATGCTTGCCTGGCCGCCGGCGTGAACTACCTCGATACCGCCAACTACGAGCCGCTGGATACCGCCAAATTCGAGTACAAGTGGCAGTGGGCCTATCAGGACAGGTTCAAGGAAGCGGGTCTGACTGCGCTGCTGGGCAGTGGCTTCGATCCCGGCGCAACCAACATGTTCACCGCCTATCTCGCCAAGCACTATTTTGACGAGATCGATGAACTCGACATCATTGATGTCAATGGTGGCGATCATGGCTACCCCTTCGCCACCAACTTCAACCCGGAAATCAACATCCGCGAAGTGACGGCCGAGTGCCGCCACTGGGAAGGTGGCGAATTCGTCACTACACCGCCGATGTCGATGATGGCACGCTTCGAGTGCCCGGAAAATGTCGGTAGCTACAACATCTATCGCATGTATCACGAGGAACTGGAGTCGCTGTCCACGCACTTCCCGAGCCTCAAACGTGCGCAGTTCTGGATGAGCTTCGGCGACAGCTACCTCAAGCACCTCGAAGTGCTGGGCAACGTCGGCATGACCGGCATCGAGCCAGTGGAATACAACGGCCAGCAGATCGTGCCGATCCAATTCCTCGCCAAACTGCTACCTGATCCGTCGACCCTCGGCCCGCGCACCAAGGGCAAGACCTGCATCGGCAGCCTCGTTCGCGGCAAGAAGGACGGCAAGGAAAAGCTGATGTATCTGTACAACATCTGCGACCACGAGGCCTGCTACGCCGAGGTTCAGTCTCAGGCCATCTCCTACACCACCGGTGTCCCGGCGATGATCGGCGCCAAAATGATCCTCGAGGGTCACTGGAAGCGTCCAGGGGTGTGGAACATGGAGCAGTGCGACCCGGATCCGTTCATGGCCGACATGAACGAGTATGGACTGCCGTGGAAAGCCGTCGAGCTGGATCCGTCGTTCCGCCTGGATGTCCAGAAAGGCCAGGACCTCTAG
- the nspC gene encoding carboxynorspermidine decarboxylase encodes MEIHQFSDFSRLDTRRVPSPCFVVDEVAVERNLRILADVAEASGAKVLSALKAFSMWHFAPLVTRYLSGTCASGLHEALLGHQYYRQDEHGQAGGEVHVFGAAYSEADLAEILRIADHVVFNSCGQWQRAQPLVRAALAERPGLRFGLRINPEHSEGDVPIYDPCAPGSRLGIPLSQLDEASLEGISGLHFHTLCEQDFPPLQRTLAAVEKRFGHLLERMEWVNFGGGHHITRPDYQRDELVACIRDFAERHQVQVYLEPGEAVAIGTGVLVSSVLDTSWNAIDQAILDTSATCHMPDILEMPYRPGILGAGEPGERAYTYRLGGLTCLAGDVIGDYSFDAPLLSGQRLVFQDMSHYTMVKTTTFNGTRLPAIAVWNSETDELKVIREFGYEDFRQRLS; translated from the coding sequence GTGGAAATCCATCAGTTCAGTGACTTCTCGCGCCTGGATACCAGGCGCGTACCGTCACCCTGTTTCGTGGTCGACGAGGTCGCCGTGGAACGCAATCTGCGTATCCTCGCCGACGTCGCCGAGGCCAGTGGTGCCAAGGTGTTGTCGGCCCTCAAGGCCTTCAGCATGTGGCATTTCGCGCCGCTGGTGACACGTTACCTGAGTGGCACCTGCGCCAGCGGCCTGCACGAGGCGCTGCTGGGCCACCAGTACTATCGTCAAGACGAGCACGGCCAAGCAGGCGGAGAAGTGCACGTCTTCGGTGCCGCCTATAGCGAGGCGGATCTCGCCGAGATTCTGCGCATCGCCGATCATGTGGTGTTCAATAGCTGTGGCCAGTGGCAGCGTGCTCAGCCACTGGTGCGTGCAGCCTTGGCTGAACGTCCGGGATTACGCTTTGGTCTGCGCATCAACCCCGAGCACTCGGAAGGCGACGTGCCGATCTACGATCCCTGTGCGCCAGGCTCTCGGTTGGGCATTCCGCTATCGCAGCTCGATGAAGCCAGCCTCGAGGGCATCTCCGGGCTGCATTTCCATACCCTGTGCGAACAGGACTTCCCTCCCCTTCAGCGCACACTAGCCGCTGTGGAGAAGCGTTTCGGTCATCTGCTCGAGCGTATGGAATGGGTCAACTTCGGCGGTGGCCACCATATCACCCGTCCGGACTATCAGCGCGATGAGTTGGTGGCCTGCATCCGAGATTTCGCAGAGCGCCATCAAGTGCAGGTGTATCTGGAGCCCGGTGAGGCCGTGGCCATCGGCACCGGCGTGCTGGTCTCCTCAGTGCTGGATACCAGCTGGAATGCCATCGACCAGGCGATTCTCGACACCTCGGCGACCTGCCATATGCCGGATATTCTCGAGATGCCATATCGGCCGGGTATCCTCGGTGCCGGTGAGCCGGGGGAGCGGGCGTATACCTATCGCCTCGGCGGCTTGACCTGTCTAGCCGGTGATGTAATCGGCGACTACAGCTTCGATGCACCGCTGCTGTCGGGACAACGCCTGGTGTTTCAGGACATGAGCCACTACACCATGGTCAAGACCACCACCTTCAATGGCACTCGACTGCCCGCAATTGCAGTGTGGAACTCCGAGACAGATGAGTTGAAGGTCATCCGCGAGTTCGGCTACGAGGATTTCCGTCAGCGGCTGTCCTGA
- a CDS encoding 4-hydroxyproline epimerase: MKHVHVIDSHTAGEPTRVVMDGFPSLPGATIAEKRDALRDQHDKWRRASMLEPRGHDVLVGALYCEPETADATCGVIFFNNTGYLGMCGHGTIGLVASLHHLGLMAPGLHKIDTPVGPVEATLLDDGSVIVRNVLSWRHRKQVPVEVPGHGVVYGDIAWGGNWFFLVSEHGYSLELDNVEALTAFTWAIRQALEAQSITGADGGLIDHIELFTDDSVVDSRNFVLCPGKAYDRSPCGTGTSAKLACLAADGKLEPGTSWTQASITGSQFEGYYEWEGDRVRPYIKGRAFLSAEATLLIDEQDPFAWGISAS; encoded by the coding sequence ATGAAACACGTGCATGTCATCGACTCCCATACAGCAGGTGAACCCACTCGAGTGGTCATGGACGGCTTCCCTTCCTTACCGGGGGCGACCATTGCGGAAAAGCGTGATGCACTTCGCGACCAGCACGATAAATGGCGTCGTGCCAGCATGCTGGAACCACGGGGGCACGATGTACTTGTCGGCGCCCTGTATTGCGAGCCGGAAACAGCAGATGCGACCTGTGGTGTCATCTTCTTCAACAACACCGGTTATCTCGGTATGTGTGGCCACGGCACCATCGGTCTCGTCGCGTCCCTGCATCACCTCGGCTTGATGGCGCCCGGCTTACACAAGATCGACACACCTGTAGGTCCTGTCGAAGCGACGCTCCTCGATGACGGTTCAGTCATCGTGCGCAACGTTCTCTCATGGCGTCACCGCAAACAGGTCCCCGTCGAAGTCCCCGGACACGGTGTGGTGTACGGAGACATCGCCTGGGGAGGCAACTGGTTCTTCCTCGTCAGTGAGCATGGTTACTCGCTTGAGCTGGACAACGTCGAAGCGCTGACCGCGTTCACCTGGGCCATTCGCCAGGCACTCGAAGCTCAGTCCATCACCGGCGCTGATGGAGGGCTGATCGACCATATCGAATTGTTTACCGATGACTCGGTGGTAGATAGCCGCAATTTCGTGCTCTGCCCCGGCAAGGCATATGACCGCTCACCGTGCGGCACAGGCACCAGTGCCAAGCTGGCCTGCCTCGCCGCTGATGGGAAGCTGGAGCCCGGCACGTCCTGGACACAGGCCAGCATCACCGGCAGCCAGTTCGAGGGTTACTACGAATGGGAAGGTGATCGCGTGCGCCCTTATATCAAGGGTCGAGCCTTCCTGAGCGCCGAAGCCACGCTGCTGATCGATGAACAGGATCCCTTTGCATGGGGGATCAGCGCATCGTGA
- a CDS encoding dihydrodipicolinate synthase family protein: MNDSIFTGCIPALMTPCTADRQPDFDALVAKGQELIDIGMSGVVYCGSMGDWPLLTEAQRQQGVSRLVEAGIPTIVGTGAVNSREAVSHAAHAAEVGAHGLMVIPRVLSRGTSVAAQRAHFSAILDAAPQLPAVIYNSPYYGFATRADLFFELRRQHPNLIGFKEFGGASDLRYAAENITSQDDDVTLMVGVDTTVFHGFVNCGATGAITGIGNALPREVLQLVALCKQAAQGNVEARRLALELESALGVLSSFDEGADLVLYYKHLMVLNGDTEYSLHFNETDALSDAQRRYAETQYELFRNWYAQWSAALK, encoded by the coding sequence ATGAACGACTCCATCTTTACAGGTTGTATTCCCGCACTCATGACTCCCTGCACCGCTGACCGCCAACCGGACTTTGACGCTCTGGTCGCCAAGGGGCAGGAGCTCATCGACATCGGCATGAGCGGAGTTGTCTATTGTGGCTCGATGGGAGACTGGCCGCTGCTGACTGAAGCGCAGCGTCAGCAGGGTGTCTCACGACTGGTTGAAGCAGGAATCCCCACCATTGTCGGTACCGGTGCCGTCAATTCCAGAGAAGCGGTATCGCACGCTGCACATGCCGCTGAGGTAGGTGCACATGGATTGATGGTCATTCCCCGCGTGCTGTCACGCGGTACCTCCGTTGCCGCACAGAGAGCTCACTTCTCTGCAATCCTCGATGCTGCCCCCCAGCTCCCTGCGGTGATCTACAACAGTCCCTATTATGGGTTTGCCACTCGTGCAGACCTGTTCTTTGAACTGCGTCGTCAGCATCCCAATCTGATCGGTTTCAAGGAGTTCGGAGGAGCCAGTGACCTGCGATATGCGGCAGAGAACATCACCTCACAGGATGATGACGTCACCTTGATGGTCGGTGTCGATACCACGGTCTTCCACGGCTTCGTCAACTGCGGAGCAACAGGCGCCATTACCGGCATCGGCAACGCTCTGCCGCGTGAAGTTCTGCAGCTGGTTGCCCTCTGCAAGCAAGCAGCACAGGGTAACGTCGAAGCGCGCCGCCTGGCCCTGGAGCTCGAATCTGCTCTGGGAGTACTGTCCTCCTTCGACGAAGGTGCGGACCTGGTTCTCTACTACAAGCACCTCATGGTGCTCAATGGTGATACCGAATACTCGCTGCACTTCAACGAGACTGATGCACTGAGTGACGCACAACGCCGGTACGCCGAAACGCAGTATGAGTTGTTCCGCAATTGGTATGCCCAGTGGTCAGCGGCTCTGAAATGA
- a CDS encoding GntR family transcriptional regulator, with the protein MATYKTRAQFVADDLRRRILGGEFQGGTQLRQDALANDYDVSRIPVREALLTLESEGLVEFHPHRGAFTTELSVLKIRELFELRILLETHILRHSIPRLTDTDLKKAEDILKKYDEALDSGGEIDNWSEYNFAFHHALYAPAELPETLAIISQLNTKSDRYIRMQLLYTQEIEKAEKEHHGLLELARKGDVDQACALLKTHVQEACEGIVAVLDERATMTE; encoded by the coding sequence ATGGCCACCTACAAGACACGGGCACAATTTGTCGCCGACGACTTGCGTAGACGTATTCTTGGCGGCGAGTTTCAGGGCGGCACGCAGCTTCGCCAGGATGCCCTGGCCAATGACTATGATGTCAGCCGGATCCCTGTTCGCGAAGCCCTACTGACCCTTGAGTCCGAAGGGCTGGTGGAATTTCACCCGCACCGCGGTGCGTTCACTACTGAACTTTCCGTGCTCAAGATTCGCGAGCTGTTCGAGCTACGTATTCTGCTCGAGACTCACATCCTCCGGCATTCCATCCCCCGCCTGACCGATACGGATCTGAAAAAGGCCGAAGACATTCTCAAGAAGTACGATGAAGCTCTGGACTCCGGAGGTGAAATCGACAACTGGAGTGAGTACAACTTCGCCTTTCATCATGCGCTCTATGCTCCTGCCGAGCTGCCCGAGACGCTTGCCATCATCAGTCAGTTGAACACCAAGTCCGACCGCTATATCCGTATGCAGCTGCTCTATACCCAGGAAATAGAGAAAGCGGAAAAGGAACACCACGGACTTCTCGAACTCGCTCGCAAAGGCGATGTCGACCAAGCCTGTGCATTGCTGAAGACTCACGTTCAGGAAGCCTGCGAAGGTATCGTTGCGGTTCTGGATGAACGCGCGACGATGACAGAGTAG
- a CDS encoding NAD(P)/FAD-dependent oxidoreductase yields MQVPSSSASDAGTDADIAIIGAGVVGVACALMLSRQGWRVLVLDREAPGMGASWGNAGHMATEQVFPIADASILKRLPGMLMDPMGPLRLDWRYFPKALPWLSRLLWNLRKNPWQNTVAGIRALNQASLSAWQELLASIGHSHLLKKEGSLLVHERSDTRHDLDVLRARMLEQQVSVERWQGDAIRHTAPQLSERIKGGLFFPETAHVVNPWQVVNAMVDAARHNGVQFTTSEVLTGQVDDQGVCLQTSESGQIRARKVLVACGAHSAPLTTALAGIRVPLDTERGYHLMLPGEQHRLPIAVTSLERRFIMTPMDEGLRLAGTVEFAGLKQPPNMQRAWQLHRLSQGLFKTDLDASSATVWMGFRPSLPDSLPIIDSVKNGKVLLAFGHHHLGLTQAAVTAEIITHLATYGDSPAASSLPDLQPYKASRFS; encoded by the coding sequence ATGCAAGTGCCTTCCTCGTCAGCCAGCGACGCTGGTACTGATGCCGATATCGCCATCATTGGCGCTGGTGTGGTGGGTGTTGCATGCGCCCTGATGCTCAGCCGACAGGGCTGGCGAGTGTTGGTTCTCGACCGCGAAGCTCCCGGCATGGGCGCGTCCTGGGGCAATGCCGGCCACATGGCGACGGAACAGGTCTTCCCGATTGCCGATGCGTCGATACTCAAGCGCCTTCCCGGGATGCTGATGGACCCAATGGGTCCTCTGCGCCTGGACTGGCGCTACTTTCCCAAGGCTCTCCCCTGGCTTTCACGCCTGCTCTGGAATCTGCGCAAGAACCCATGGCAGAACACCGTCGCAGGCATCCGCGCGCTCAATCAAGCAAGCCTGAGCGCCTGGCAGGAGCTTCTGGCATCCATAGGGCATTCTCATCTTCTCAAGAAGGAAGGTTCCCTGCTGGTCCACGAACGCTCCGATACCCGCCACGACCTTGATGTGCTCCGGGCACGAATGCTCGAGCAGCAGGTCAGTGTGGAACGGTGGCAAGGCGATGCCATTCGTCATACCGCTCCCCAGCTCTCTGAACGTATCAAGGGCGGGCTGTTCTTCCCGGAAACGGCACATGTGGTGAACCCCTGGCAAGTCGTCAACGCAATGGTCGACGCCGCCCGCCACAACGGAGTCCAGTTCACAACAAGTGAAGTGCTGACAGGACAGGTCGACGATCAGGGTGTTTGCCTTCAGACCTCTGAGTCAGGACAGATCCGAGCGCGGAAGGTGTTGGTAGCCTGTGGCGCCCACTCTGCACCTCTCACCACCGCATTGGCCGGTATTCGCGTTCCTCTGGACACGGAGCGCGGCTATCACCTGATGCTCCCGGGTGAACAGCACCGCTTGCCGATAGCCGTTACCTCTCTGGAACGGCGCTTCATCATGACGCCCATGGATGAAGGTCTGCGCCTGGCAGGGACCGTCGAGTTCGCAGGCCTAAAACAGCCTCCCAATATGCAACGCGCATGGCAGTTACATCGCCTCAGTCAGGGGCTGTTCAAGACAGATCTGGACGCCAGTTCAGCGACTGTCTGGATGGGCTTTCGTCCATCGCTGCCTGACTCGCTGCCGATCATCGATTCGGTCAAGAACGGCAAGGTACTGCTGGCATTCGGTCACCACCACCTTGGTCTGACACAGGCAGCGGTGACCGCCGAGATCATTACCCACCTGGCAACCTACGGAGATAGTCCAGCAGCTTCATCGCTCCCCGACCTGCAGCCCTACAAGGCAAGCCGCTTTTCCTGA